In Planococcus versutus, the DNA window CGACTTATTCGCAGGATATGAACTACTTGAAGTCGATGGCGGAGATTTGTCTGGCCATCGCGAAGCTAACGTTGTCGTCGACATTGGTTTTGGCGACCGTGACTATTGGGCGTTTACGAACGAACACGGCCAATTGGTTCGGGTTGTGGCAGACAAAGTCGTGGTGCAGGATGATTCGACTGAACCGGTATTAGCGACTGGCCGGTATTATTCAGATGAAGCAAAGGTACCGGGCGTCGAAAGTGACGTGTTAGATGAAGGACATGTGCTAGCTGATTCGCTTGGTGGGGTCTCGAATGCTTACAATATTACGCCACAAGAAAGTACGCTCAACCGCCATGGCGATCAAGCTTATATGGAAGATGCGATTCGCAAAGCAGGCGGCGCGACTAATTTTGAAGCGATCATCATCTATCCGGATACAGACACTCAGATTCCTTCGAGCTATCAGTATACGTATACTATTATGGGCAATGAAATTGTGGATACTTTTGATAATGTGAACCCGGATGAGATAAACGCATCTCTCGGGTTAACAGAAAGTGAGTCTACAGATTTGAATAGTTCAGCTACAAACGAAGATGTTTCGATTGTTGATACCAATGGCAATGGACAAGTAACCATCAAAGAAGCAAAAGCAGCTGGTTTTAGTATGCCGATCACGCGTGATCATTGGTTATACCAGCACATGCGCGATAATGACAATGATGGCATGGTAGGCGAGTGATTTTTTTAACTTACGTACTGTTCTCTATTTAAAAGGAGGTTAAGGTATTGAGAAAAGGTTTTCTTATAATGTTAGTGGCCATTTTCTTAAGTGCGTGTAACTCAGTTAAGGATAGTGATATTGTGCTTGAACAAGAAGAAATCATAACTAATTCGGATAAATTTGAAGCGTTTATCGAAAATCTTAAAAACGGAAAAAAAGATAACATACGGATTGTTCAAAGAACTACAGAAGGCGACCCGCTTTTTAATACACTAGATTATAATGGTCAAACTATTACCTACACGTATGACGATTCTCAAGATAAATTTGGAGGTTCAAGTACAGGATTAGAAAGTGGAACTTGTGAACATCTAGAAAGTGAAAAAAGTGAAAAAGGCAAACGATACTACTTAATTGGCTGCTCTTCTGAAGTCGGAGAGTATTTCGAGTTTGAAGTTCTAGAGTAACTTTTAATGATTAGAAAAACATTGATAAAGTTTAGAGAAAGTCATAGTTAGGAGGAGAGATACGTTGTTCAAAAATCAGAGTAACGGATTGGCAATTATGTCGGCCATATTGGCAGCCGTAGGATTAGTTTTAATGTTTTCGAGTGCTTCGTTTGGAATTTCGTTAGGAAACTCTTGGTTGATGAGTCAAGAAGACGGTATTGCTGATACTAGCCAGTTCATGATGGTGACGGAAACGTATACCACTGCCTTTGTTGTTTCGGGAGGTATTCTATTTGCTACGGGTTTGCTAACGGCTATGCTTACTTATTACTGCCCTATTTCGGGGTGTTAGAAGAGCGGAAAGCTCACTTGAACATACGGAGTAAAAGAGCTAGTGACTAGTGCAGTTTAAGCGATTATTCCATTTGGTAAAACAGAGCCACTTTTGCGGCTCTGTTTTATTTTTCTTTCTGAAAATCATACTTATCTTCATGAATCGTTAACA includes these proteins:
- a CDS encoding DUF4362 domain-containing protein gives rise to the protein MRKGFLIMLVAIFLSACNSVKDSDIVLEQEEIITNSDKFEAFIENLKNGKKDNIRIVQRTTEGDPLFNTLDYNGQTITYTYDDSQDKFGGSSTGLESGTCEHLESEKSEKGKRYYLIGCSSEVGEYFEFEVLE
- a CDS encoding DNA/RNA non-specific endonuclease, producing MKKNTYPLLILLLSVFLVGCTDVENAAITDVEAHEGATQEEAPLEPKESTEKEETMADAEETPTEAVPDLFAGYELLEVDGGDLSGHREANVVVDIGFGDRDYWAFTNEHGQLVRVVADKVVVQDDSTEPVLATGRYYSDEAKVPGVESDVLDEGHVLADSLGGVSNAYNITPQESTLNRHGDQAYMEDAIRKAGGATNFEAIIIYPDTDTQIPSSYQYTYTIMGNEIVDTFDNVNPDEINASLGLTESESTDLNSSATNEDVSIVDTNGNGQVTIKEAKAAGFSMPITRDHWLYQHMRDNDNDGMVGE